Part of the Leishmania major strain Friedlin complete genome, chromosome 7 genome is shown below.
ggcggcgTAGTTGTGCAGAGTCAGCTGTGCCCACTTCCACACGGTGACCGGCTTTATCGGTGCCCCTCCGAGTCCGCGACGGGGATTCACAGGAAGATGCATGCGCAAGGTAgtgcgactgcagcagccTGTTGCCATCGCTGTGGCCAACTCACCTGGAGGCCAGAGAGCCGCGTTGACGCACACGGCAGGATCATCTATCGCTTCCGCCTCTGCGCGCTCCCCGTGCACTGGTGTCACGGACGCAGTAGGTGACGCCAGCGCACAACGGGATTCCGTTGACTGAGCATCCTGCAGCAACGCCTGGCGAGTAGATGGCCCCCAGCGAGTCGGTGGCTGCAGCACtggcgcgcacgccgtcgacACTGTCGGGCCCGCCAACTCGTAAATAACAGctgcgcatcgccgccgccgccgcgatggaGCGAGTGGAAGTCGGGTtggagacggcggcgaaaTGAGCCACCGCCGCATTCGCCGGAATCGGTCGCCGTGCAAGCAGGAATGTGCAACGGATAGCGCGtcgggtggcggcggcgatgacgactGTGATGATGGCCGTGACGCCAGTAAGGAGTTTCCACTGCTTGAGGGCACTGCGCCTGCCTCGGCTGTTGCAGCCGAAGCAGTGAGAGAAAGCGAGTCGTTGGCGGCCGAAATCACctcgcggcaccgctgctcgaGCCAGGCAGtaagcaggcgctgcggtgtgctgctgcgctgcgcgctaGTAGCTGCACGCGGGAGACACACGGACGCACCTCGCTCCACCAGTGGTAGCGATGCACGCACCACACACGTGAGGGATgaggcggcgatggctgGAGAGGAAGGCAAGACCGTGGCCGAGGGAGAGGCCGCTTCCGACCGTGTGCGCTTCCTGCCGACCGCCTCACCAACACAACGATCACCCGTGCCTGCGTCTTCGGCAGATGAGGCCTCGCTGGCAGACGAGGCCTCGGATGgagccagcagcggcaccgtagCCGGTGGCGAGCGTGAGTATTCGCCAAGAAGGTCGACGGCCACGGAATCGGTGTGACCTCGCGCCACATACGCCACAGCGAGAGATGATGAAAAGGAGGCGACTTGCGAGTTCGGTGAAGCAGCGTCTGGAGGTGATGCACCCATTCGTGCCgtcgccctcccctctgaTCTGCCGTGCTCATCATCGCTCGACACCCCAGCGGCCAGCTTGtcgcacctgcagcgcctcagcAAAGGACAATgaagcgtgtgtgcggcggactccttcgccgctgtcgctgcggcggcagcacctctcTCCCGTTCGTGCGAAGGAGCTCGTGCACTCCTttcgcacacgcgtgcgagCGCCTCGcactccgccaccgccgcagtgCGCACCGTGCAGCGCAGTGGCTTGGCGTCCTCTGCGTCCTCCTGCACGACTGCGGCAAGCAGCCCCATGCGtggcctcgctgctgccgatcTCATtgcctcgcgcagcagctgcggcgccgcatcgAGCGGCGCCCATGGTTGTTGCTCAAGTGCACGGTCCTTGACTGAGTGCCCGGTGGGGCGGCCACCGAGGACGAGCGAGTCCGCCGTGAGGTGCGCTGTCGATGCTGCGCTCCCCTCCTGTGCGGCAGCAATGCGTAGGCGGCTCTGCACACGACTGATCgacggcatcagcagcggtgcgcggtGAGACGAAAGAGggaacagcaacagcggcacggcagcgacagcacaGACCGCGGTGATCCACGAATCCCATGGCAACCACGACGCGGCCCGCCACTGTACGTCTGACATGTCACGAACCCAGTCCCGCAGCGTCAACACCAGTTGCGCTCGAGTCGCCTCAACGTCGTCTGGTACACTTCGGAAAGCAACACAAGTCCCCAGCAGACGACGCGGCGGCTTCCGTGCAtgctgcggcggaggtgacCGTGAGCGACCGCACGAagtccaccgccaccactccAGCACCGGGTAGGGATAGGCCTGGCCGAGTCCGCGCATCGAGTCCGTGGGCCCCACATCCAGAGCATTGTGcgctccttcctccccctcgcgaTGAGATGCGCTtgccgcggcgcacagctgcgagaagtgcagctgcggcaacgTCGTGAGTGCTTCGGCTATGCTCTCGCCGACACTGCCGAGagaggctgccgctgcctgccACCGTTCAtgcgtggaggcggcgcgccgccgctcctgtgTCGTGCGTGACTCGCACACGTCGGCCACAAAAACATTCCACTGTGCCGACAGAGCCTCAGCGGTGAGGCCGTCCTCGGTGGACGTCATCGGCGCAGCTGGTGACACCTCGGGGGCAGCACGGTGCCCTTCCTTTCCtgtgccgtcgccaccgctgtcgttGTCCCGTATGAGGCAGCGAAGACGGGCATGGCGCACGATGGCTAGCTgtggcgccgtcaccgctgcaCCCCCGAGCTGCGCACTGACAGCGGCCTCATTGGCAGCGATCTCTGCACCTGCCGCGGGCCGCACGCCACGGACACTAGCCTCAGCATCACGGCTGCCCTCCATTTTGCGCTCCAGCCACATTGTGGGCTGCATCGTCACGGACCATGTGGCGTCCGCTCGCGCACCTGGTCGCATGCGTAGCGCGCGCGGGACGGACGGTGCCGTGAAGGAGAAGTGCCAGAGACTCTCCATGTCGGtgaagcgccgctgcggcaacgACCCGGACACTGAGATGGTCCCCACAGCCCCTGGGGATACCTTCGGTATGGCCGATGAGCAGAGACGCAGCCAGTGTGCCGCACGTCCAGACGGGTCTGACGTCGCCTGGGGAGACTGCGTGGCTATATCGACTTCCGTAGTGGTGCAGCAAGGTGCGGTGAGGTCAGCCAGCGACTCAGCTGCGAGGACGGCGCGCGTCCTGTTGCGCGCCCACCGTGACACCAGCGGCGACAGAGTATCGCCTCGCCCCCCGCGACCCTCGGCCTCCGTCCCCGGCTGTTGCACAGACTGGCACCAGCACcgcaccagctccgcagAATCCGCCTCCGGTCCTGGAATGAGATCGCGATCGCCGACGTGGGCGCGACGCGGGCGCTGAGCCACTGGGGTGCGCAGCTCTGCACTCGCACACGAgcgagcgcctgcagcggtgctgcacacgTCGGCCATCACGGCCTCCGCCGTtcctgcgtcgtcgtccagcATAATAAAGGCTCTGAAGAGGGTTGGATATGCCGTGACGTCGCGGTCCTCGACCCTGCTGCCCACACTGGCGGCATGGTAGTTCTCGGCCATTCCGCCCCCCGTtgccgcgctcgcgctcccACTTGGCGGCCTGTCGAGCGACGCCCCTCGCCAGACGAGACGCAACCCGCATGCCGACAcactcgccgcggcggcgctgccgttgttgaCGTCATCGATAAAAGAAAGTGGCGGGCTGCCCATCACCCGTTGCGTGTAGGCAGAGGAGGAACAGCGGTTCAATCGATGGCTCTGCGTCGCCACGCCCGCGGCAAcaaagccgccgccactgtcATCTCCGCCTCGGGTGCGCTTCTTCCCTCGCCTATCACACGGCGCGATGTCTGCGGGCTGGCTGCGGGGTATCCTTTCGGACGCtgagcgacgcggcgcgcgcagctgtCGCAGCATTGCCTCCACCCAGCGGCTGTCAACTGgacgaagagagaagacgcaTGCGCAGATGTCGCGGCCGTCGAGGTAGCGCGGAAACACGAGGGGAACCGCAGTAGCGTTGCCACGGTCACTTCTCTGTGCCGTGTCGGTGGCGAGGTGCTGTGGGGAAGGCGCTGGCTTCGGATCTGGACGGCCGCGGGTGCGGCTGAGCAGACGTTTTGAGAAGAAGAGTGGCATCTCcagccccctctcccatcCTCcacgcgtcgctgcgcctgACTGTCGGTGCTAAAGCGTGGTCTGTGTCTCcgtgtgcagcgctgccgtgcgtgcgGCAGTACAAGcggggagaggtggaggagaggcgacATGCATGTGCCGCGTGTGTATCAGAGACGGTGCATAACAAACTTGCACAGTGGGTGAGAGTCGAGTGTGCCAGAGAAAAGGAagtgggagggggatggcGATCGCGTTGTACAAGACACACTGCAGTCAAGCATCTCACAGCCTACAAGCGCACCGATAGTTccttcaccgccaccgccaccgccaccgccggaACGTGTACCCCGCACGGATGTGCGGCATGCATCCATCGCTTCGCCGTGCGCCGTCCATGGCCTCACGACCATCGCTAGACTGTGAAACCGCTGCATGTCTGAGCGGTCTTGTGGGTTCGCGTCCATGTGGGACCAcatgtgtacgtgtgctcTTAGAGtggctctcgctctccccttGTCCGTGTCGGTGTGCTTAATAAGGAATGGGAGGAGGTGCGATTGACGCGacacgcaccgctgcctcgcagcTCACACTCATGAGCCTTCACCACCGTATCCAGCAGGGCCCACTCAACTGGGCTGGTGTTGCTCCGactccacacacacgtgcgctcCGCTCCATCATCTAGGCACAGACACAGTGAAGCACTCCAGTCGTCCGTGTCCgtgctgctcagcagcgcagccggcagcagcggcagacgcgTCGATGCAGAGGAATCTGTCACATTCAGAGCGTGGACACGGAGAGATGCGCCTCGACTCGGCCCATACGGTCCCCGTCACGTGCTAGGCTGTGATGTCACTCCCCGGCGTGCAGGCCACTGTGTCCTCTGCCGAGTCGCCGTATCCCTTGCTGAGGCCAAGCGACCACTGCGCTGCGTGGAGGCTGTGCGCGCTCGCACCAGCGTTGCAGCGCGTCGGTAGTCCTGCGGAGCGTGTAGTGCCCGTGTATctcggcgcagcaccggcttCAAGTGCTGGGATAATAGGTGCCGTATGTGAGGTGGCGAACAGCGTCGACGACAGGAAAGACGACAAGGCCGCGGTCGGCTTCTCTCGATCGCCTCTAGTACCTGTGAGGTAAGTGTCGAGTACAGCCGGCGCCCTCACCGCACGGCTTCTCTCAacaccgccgctgttgtcgcTATCCTCGTAAGTGCTGCGCTGGTGCAACCCCGATGTACAGAGATACGCAGCCGGTATACTGCCTAGTGGTGGGGAGGCCGcgtccgcagcgccgccgtcgagcaCACTGTACGGAGAAGGGACTAAGGAGCGGATCGTGCGCGGGCACAGATAAGATCGAGGCAGCAGAGACTACGCGTGGGTGGTTGACCGCTGCTGTCATGCCatggcgcggtggtggtggtggtggtgcacgcTTCCCGGACCATAACCGAGTGCTTGGGTGCTCGCCGAGACAGAGGAAGAGCACGTGGTGGACGCCGTATCGGATATGGTCTAGCTACGGATGAGCGCGTGCGGGTCTATgggcgttgtgtgtgtgtgtgtgtgtgtgtgtgtgtgtgtgcgtgtgcgtgcgtgcgtatcTCTGTAGTGTCTACACGCATTGCCTGAAAGACGATAACGGTAGCGAGGGATGTCGGACCCCTGAAGCAGtaagggaagggggagagagaaaggtcAGTCATGCACGTGTGCCTCTGCGCGCATCTGGGCGGCGAATGGCAGCACATTGAATCGGCGAGTGTTAGATGGCTGGCGAGAATGGGAAAAGGAAGCGGTGGAGCGATGACGCTGCCCATAGCGATGGgcacagccacacacacacacacacacacacacacatgcatgcgtgcatgcgtggaGGCGTTCGTTGGACTGCCTTCCCGGCCAGCATGGGCGAGGAGATGTGAGTTTTCTTGCGCGATATCCGTCTGAAAGTGATGCATTCACTGTAAGTCCCGCGTGCAGACGCATCAGGCGGGCACATGAGAaaggcacagagagagagagagaaaatgggaggcggtgcagttcgtggcggggcgggggaCACGGCCGCATGGCAGCGAGACAGATCggtgggggtgaggggtggggggaatAGGGTGAGCGTAAAGAGAGGTGGGCGAGAGAGTGTCTGCCGCGAGAGAAAAGAGCGCCgtgggtgagtgggtgtgggtgggtgcacGCGTGTCCGTCGAACACTCGATTGCCGTGTCTTCgaccgccagcggcgcctgTCACATCGTCTTCGTGTTCCACGGCAGATGTCGGCCGAaaaggaggtgctgcgacACATTGTATTTTgccagcacctccgcggcGAACATCTTCACCATGCCGCTGTAGATCTTCGACCAGTGCTCGACGCCAGAGATGTTGTACAGCATGTTGCTGTGCTCGTGGAAGGGCCCTGTCTTGTTCTCCAAGATCCATGCAATCATGCTAAAGTAGAGATAGCTATCCTTGAGCATCTCCACCTTGGCGCGGTCGCAAATGTGCTTGGGGAGAACTAACATCGCCTCCTGACCGGCCGCCGGTTTCACAGGTTGTACCTCCGCGTTGATgagctgcgcaccaccgaaGATGTAGGGGATGTGGTGATAGTCGTCTAGGCCCCACACTCCGTGCGACCCCGCCGGTTCGAGCGAGTAACGCTTCTGCAGCCGCCGAACCAGACGCATGTATTCGTGGAAGATGTAGAAGATGTAGTCCTGACGCCGCTTGCGCACCTCCGCGCGCTCCATCGgaggcaccggcggcggcggcggcacctcgaGCGGGACGAGCACCGCCGGCTCATCCTTCAAActcccgccgccgtcgccgtgctcCTCGAGGCAGATCATGATGACGATAAAGAAGTGCAGCtcgtggccgctgccgtaGTCGAGGCGCGTGGCGTTGCCGAAAGAGTCCATGACGTACGCCGCCACCTCTGTCGCCATATCGGTGATCGCCTCCTCCGACCGGCCGGCGGAGGTGGGAAATGTTCGGACGAGCTTCTCCATGTCGGCGACCACCGTCTCCTCGAGTCGCGCGTGAAACACGCGCTT
Proteins encoded:
- a CDS encoding putative phosphotyrosyl phosphate activator protein produces the protein MRGSDAMATHASRWRPPQNPAAVRKYSNETAAPQPPAKIIMEDHSLAEVFRRSAAFQRILAYVQGCSEAVESTPNHQRLSATVDDCDDTVRYLVTDYLPRLHDIVTAIPLEDMAQQRFGNRAKRVFHARLEETVVADMEKLVRTFPTSAGRSEEAITDMATEVAAYVMDSFGNATRLDYGSGHELHFFIVIMICLEEHGDGGGSLKDEPAVLVPLEVPPPPPVPPMERAEVRKRRQDYIFYIFHEYMRLVRRLQKRYSLEPAGSHGVWGLDDYHHIPYIFGGAQLINAEVQPVKPAAGQEAMLVLPKHICDRAKVEMLKDSYLYFSMIAWILENKTGPFHEHSNMLYNISGVEHWSKIYSGMVKMFAAEVLAKYNVSQHLLFGRHLPWNTKTM